From one Thermatribacter velox genomic stretch:
- a CDS encoding PLAT/LH2 domain-containing protein, producing the protein MFTPILKRTLSLLTGIFAFLVLLGFSSVFGKETDFLQILYKWEPLQESDGVSRIIANASHTPTSGPFQDGNLLAFVVRKNVLVVVDCATQKVICEKAFPEQCILHGLCEGYVFYYAGEAVDTQVLSLETQKEKVFPGNLVLVAEGGFLVTNDRGVVHVFDVETEECLLSEPVPGGGQPVIAFGKVILVPTQDAQRNFGGYLGFLPQDRKRFPITHLSPGVRFFFPERSGHTWESRNSIPSTFLPILCQERDAVFLEFLDEAGEMVQRFPLPDIVPAPRIVPSPLHFFDAFSGKMLLAIEDETETFHFFIADTREPPISLGQFTPRGKTTLYGAFLDDDTVIIVEEKGPKETVLHAFSPDGRRVTEKTLWPPGLSARRCRVVGGKELLATQGHLLLRYALPPGELTGVFVFPEGYDPSERVLVLRDKGCTFLSNRFERDEGIENPMLVAFDISGPGWPLPIELVEVSPHGESLSEVFEDLPTELRFHTLPELEKLLSVSVKEVSITKEEERLTFTWLTPKLQDSTPKVTTVTASLGPAQRTFAMTVIPFPNPLYLEVQTYPEGEHLVANWTLRNNAPVDIDDLRFNLETKNLQFVSGDPLPERIAKKEVIHGKIFFKYLPSTPECQPLWNGYTFLVSGTLRVTSRRGTAEASFDTPYTVHPEYAFEIQIQQDPERPWSYLFADDILRHLQVFDAAGNNITGNLTLEKRDDYVVRIQGVAPGFPSTSLPLRLIWEQDWRIFEFQARLGSPKTRIVAPLLRGSWDISFAFPGNTIQQVVEPWRFTPPRFTLTLPPNAHPVADFLISEDEMHYFRSVAFDGSASSDPDGVIIKYEWSWPGSAIIEAREFAHFFSVPQIMPVTLKVTDDRWQTTSVTKEVAVDQRRTIGGRRLTIPPAFARQNSATYEVEVLTGDLENAGTDAQVFLALYEPEEREGVRYGSGVMRLFHSGNPFERGRRDIFSVTGRAIENLDHIVLLHDNSGNKPGWFVLGLKVKDTRSGTEWVFLPNRWLALDTGDRKTYGKFTPVTDLYPAGIFAEGERKSLNLVEASDTVFILPEDCTRFYFTCLDGQRDMEVFRQDGRFLGRQSANPAWRKREPPYLPEDEWGVAFEAATLTRPERFLIRTRKGTEVREKTVWVFPANWANYKNEALQAVVLSALEGKTEVFLCGKTVREYLAGLNPDVVNASLPVIDYGVSAFSIFGVSPDDYLTDALSEGLGDYLTNQKSLIQQFGFTLGLASSTVDLLDYLYDALNWSVQLPGVVSGSVAQAYKVILLQELGQNDPTLRQITLLLERSKTLVEEIIGCFESNDPDSCKGKLATLRTLTVGNNPFSPTLSDHAMNYEALGVTDCEPVRPDYPLAILLSLAASNVKNWRENGHSIYRQDALLNILPHDPVTDTNAALDVYEPLLQTIIQTGSILINVCLLSGT; encoded by the coding sequence GTGTTCACTCCCATTCTGAAAAGAACTTTATCTCTACTTACCGGGATTTTTGCTTTTCTGGTTCTTCTTGGGTTTTCCTCTGTTTTTGGGAAAGAAACAGACTTCTTGCAAATTCTCTACAAATGGGAACCACTGCAGGAATCTGACGGAGTGTCACGCATCATCGCTAATGCCTCCCACACCCCCACCAGTGGCCCTTTTCAGGATGGAAACCTTCTGGCTTTTGTAGTGCGGAAGAACGTTCTTGTGGTCGTTGACTGTGCGACTCAAAAGGTTATCTGCGAGAAGGCATTTCCTGAACAGTGCATCCTTCATGGTCTGTGTGAGGGATATGTCTTTTACTACGCTGGCGAAGCCGTAGACACGCAGGTACTCTCCCTTGAAACACAAAAAGAGAAAGTATTCCCTGGAAACCTGGTCCTGGTTGCCGAGGGTGGATTTTTGGTAACCAACGACCGGGGCGTAGTTCACGTCTTCGATGTAGAAACGGAAGAATGCCTTCTAAGTGAGCCCGTTCCTGGAGGAGGACAGCCAGTAATTGCCTTTGGGAAGGTAATCCTTGTGCCCACCCAGGATGCACAACGGAATTTCGGCGGATATCTCGGTTTCCTTCCTCAGGATCGCAAGCGCTTCCCCATTACCCACCTCTCCCCAGGAGTGCGGTTCTTTTTCCCCGAACGAAGTGGTCACACCTGGGAGAGCCGGAATTCCATTCCGAGCACATTCCTCCCCATTCTTTGCCAGGAGAGGGATGCAGTGTTCCTGGAATTCCTCGATGAAGCTGGTGAAATGGTGCAACGGTTCCCTCTTCCAGATATCGTCCCTGCCCCACGTATTGTTCCTTCACCGCTTCATTTTTTCGATGCATTTTCTGGCAAGATGCTCCTCGCTATCGAGGATGAAACTGAGACGTTCCATTTTTTTATTGCCGATACCAGAGAACCACCAATTTCCCTGGGCCAATTTACGCCTCGTGGTAAAACCACGCTCTATGGTGCTTTCCTGGATGACGACACCGTAATCATCGTCGAGGAAAAGGGTCCTAAGGAAACCGTTCTCCATGCATTTTCCCCCGATGGAAGGCGAGTTACCGAAAAAACCCTCTGGCCCCCGGGATTGAGCGCGAGAAGGTGCCGGGTGGTGGGCGGAAAAGAACTCCTTGCTACCCAGGGACATCTCCTGCTGCGCTATGCTCTTCCTCCGGGAGAACTCACCGGGGTCTTCGTCTTCCCCGAAGGATATGATCCGAGTGAAAGGGTCCTCGTTCTCCGAGATAAGGGATGCACCTTCCTCAGTAATCGCTTCGAACGGGACGAAGGAATCGAAAACCCGATGCTGGTCGCTTTCGATATTTCTGGCCCAGGCTGGCCCCTCCCCATAGAACTCGTAGAAGTGTCTCCTCATGGGGAAAGTCTTTCCGAGGTTTTTGAAGATTTACCCACCGAGCTTCGTTTTCACACCCTCCCGGAACTCGAGAAACTCCTCTCGGTGAGTGTGAAGGAGGTCTCTATCACCAAAGAGGAGGAACGCCTTACCTTTACCTGGCTTACCCCCAAACTCCAGGATAGCACCCCCAAGGTGACCACGGTCACCGCCTCCTTGGGGCCGGCTCAAAGAACTTTCGCCATGACCGTTATTCCCTTTCCCAATCCTCTTTACCTTGAAGTTCAGACGTATCCCGAAGGGGAACACCTCGTAGCCAACTGGACGCTCAGGAACAACGCTCCGGTGGATATCGACGATTTACGTTTCAACCTTGAAACTAAGAACCTCCAGTTTGTTAGCGGTGATCCATTGCCAGAACGGATTGCCAAAAAAGAAGTAATCCATGGAAAAATCTTTTTCAAATACCTCCCGAGCACACCAGAGTGCCAACCCCTGTGGAATGGCTATACCTTCTTGGTTTCTGGCACACTCCGGGTCACCTCCCGCCGCGGTACTGCCGAGGCTTCCTTTGACACTCCGTACACCGTGCACCCGGAATATGCTTTCGAAATCCAGATCCAGCAGGATCCTGAGCGGCCATGGTCGTACCTCTTCGCTGATGATATCCTCCGGCACCTCCAGGTCTTCGATGCCGCAGGAAACAATATTACCGGGAATTTAACCTTAGAAAAACGCGATGACTACGTGGTACGGATACAGGGAGTCGCTCCCGGTTTTCCAAGTACATCCCTTCCGCTTCGCCTTATCTGGGAGCAGGACTGGCGGATTTTCGAATTCCAGGCAAGGTTGGGGAGTCCAAAAACACGGATCGTTGCTCCACTCCTTCGAGGGAGCTGGGATATCTCCTTTGCTTTTCCTGGGAATACCATCCAGCAAGTAGTGGAACCTTGGAGATTCACTCCACCCCGGTTCACCCTGACCCTCCCGCCCAACGCCCATCCGGTAGCAGACTTCCTCATTTCCGAAGATGAAATGCACTATTTCAGGAGCGTGGCATTTGATGGAAGCGCTTCCTCCGACCCTGATGGGGTGATCATCAAGTACGAGTGGTCCTGGCCTGGTTCAGCCATAATTGAAGCACGAGAATTTGCCCATTTCTTTTCTGTGCCTCAGATCATGCCGGTGACTCTTAAGGTTACCGATGACCGTTGGCAAACGACAAGTGTCACGAAAGAAGTGGCTGTGGACCAAAGACGAACTATTGGCGGCAGGCGCCTCACCATTCCTCCTGCCTTTGCGCGACAAAACTCCGCCACCTACGAAGTGGAGGTTTTGACTGGAGACCTGGAAAATGCTGGTACCGATGCCCAGGTGTTCCTTGCTCTCTATGAACCCGAGGAGCGGGAAGGTGTACGGTACGGCTCAGGGGTTATGCGGCTCTTCCATAGCGGTAACCCCTTTGAACGAGGACGGCGGGATATCTTTTCAGTTACCGGACGGGCTATCGAAAACCTCGACCACATCGTCCTTCTCCATGACAATTCCGGAAATAAACCCGGCTGGTTTGTCTTAGGACTTAAGGTGAAAGACACCCGCTCGGGGACCGAATGGGTATTCCTTCCCAACCGGTGGCTGGCTCTTGATACAGGGGATAGAAAAACCTATGGGAAGTTCACCCCAGTAACCGACCTTTACCCTGCTGGCATTTTTGCAGAAGGTGAGCGAAAATCCCTCAACCTCGTCGAAGCAAGTGACACGGTTTTCATCCTTCCCGAGGACTGTACCCGTTTTTACTTCACCTGCCTCGATGGCCAGAGGGATATGGAAGTGTTCCGTCAGGATGGCCGCTTCCTCGGTCGACAATCGGCCAATCCTGCCTGGAGGAAACGGGAGCCACCGTACCTTCCCGAAGATGAATGGGGAGTAGCCTTTGAAGCCGCAACCCTCACCCGTCCAGAACGGTTCCTCATAAGAACCCGCAAGGGAACCGAGGTCAGGGAGAAAACCGTCTGGGTTTTTCCTGCAAACTGGGCCAATTACAAAAACGAAGCACTCCAGGCAGTGGTCTTATCCGCCCTCGAAGGGAAAACCGAGGTCTTCCTGTGTGGGAAAACCGTTCGAGAATACTTGGCCGGACTAAACCCCGATGTGGTGAATGCTTCCCTACCGGTGATCGATTATGGCGTGAGTGCTTTCTCCATTTTCGGTGTTTCTCCGGATGATTACCTCACTGATGCCCTTTCTGAAGGACTTGGAGATTACCTTACCAACCAGAAAAGCCTTATCCAGCAATTTGGTTTTACCCTGGGACTGGCTTCAAGCACCGTTGACCTCCTCGATTACCTCTATGACGCTCTCAACTGGTCGGTGCAACTCCCTGGAGTGGTATCGGGTTCAGTCGCGCAAGCATATAAAGTCATTCTCCTTCAGGAACTCGGTCAAAACGACCCAACCCTTCGGCAGATAACTCTCCTCCTTGAGCGAAGTAAAACTCTGGTGGAGGAAATCATCGGTTGTTTCGAATCTAACGACCCAGATTCCTGCAAAGGGAAGCTTGCCACTCTGAGAACACTGACAGTGGGAAACAACCCCTTTAGTCCCACCCTTTCTGACCACGCTATGAATTATGAAGCCCTGGGAGTTACTGACTGTGAACCCGTAAGGCCTGATTATCCGCTAGCTATTCTCCTTTCTCTTGCCGCAAGCAATGTCAAAAACTGGCGAGAGAACGGCCATTCCATCTATAGGCAGGATGCTCTTCTCAACATCCTTCCCCATGACCCAGTTACCGATACCAATGCGGCTCTTGATGTCTACGAACCGCTCCTCCAGACCATCATTCAAACTGGAAGCATTCTCATTAACGTATGCCTTCTCAGCGGAACATAG
- a CDS encoding IS3 family transposase, with the protein MSRKGNRSDNAVMESFFKTLKTELIGRKYKTQEEVKLSLFVSIEGFYNSERLFHTGVEEKRGI; encoded by the coding sequence ATGAGCAGAAAAGGAAACCGTTCCGATAATGCGGTGATGGAATCATTCTTTAAGACCCTAAAGACCGAACTCATCGGAAGAAAATACAAGACCCAAGAAGAAGTAAAACTGAGTCTCTTTGTCTCCATTGAGGGATTCTATAACTCAGAAAGACTATTCCACACTGGGGTAGAGGAGAAAAGAGGAATTTGA
- a CDS encoding sugar ABC transporter substrate-binding protein — MKRSILSLVLIMFLVLDVWGLAVAEEELEIAFIRATGEPYYQYGSQAAEMAAKMLGVKMIIYTSNLDPAQELANVQDAISRGVDGILIYAVSLSSERAAVDAASKAGVPIFFQYGYHPDLLPKSAGFMQIDLKAFARPLGEWMAENLESGKVAIIEGTLGRGDAEAYSEGFKEGLAKNPNLKVVAQVSAEWNRQKAYEAATNIITAHPDLVGLFVQNEDMAVGAANALERLGKLDQVKIVSQNGAPYGLDLIREGKLQLTNANPPSIASVMALRILLGVIKGEIEPGHFYWAPTQLISKDNLEVAYRWDADEKDIEAWLQLPLPEPVIPPPAS; from the coding sequence ATGAAAAGGAGTATTCTAAGTTTGGTTTTGATTATGTTTCTGGTGCTGGATGTGTGGGGTCTGGCGGTTGCTGAAGAAGAGCTGGAGATTGCGTTCATTCGAGCCACAGGTGAACCCTATTACCAGTATGGTTCTCAGGCGGCAGAGATGGCAGCAAAAATGCTGGGAGTGAAGATGATCATTTATACCTCCAACCTGGATCCCGCTCAGGAGCTTGCCAACGTTCAGGATGCCATCTCTCGAGGAGTAGATGGAATCCTTATTTACGCCGTGTCGCTCTCTTCGGAGCGAGCAGCCGTGGATGCTGCCAGCAAGGCTGGTGTCCCCATTTTCTTCCAGTACGGGTATCATCCTGACTTGCTTCCCAAGTCGGCCGGGTTCATGCAAATTGACCTCAAAGCGTTTGCCAGACCTCTGGGTGAATGGATGGCTGAAAACCTTGAAAGCGGCAAGGTAGCCATCATTGAGGGCACCCTGGGTCGGGGTGATGCTGAGGCATACAGTGAAGGCTTTAAAGAAGGCCTGGCTAAGAATCCCAACCTGAAAGTGGTGGCTCAGGTATCGGCAGAGTGGAACCGCCAGAAAGCCTATGAGGCGGCAACTAACATCATCACTGCTCACCCGGACCTGGTGGGACTCTTCGTGCAGAATGAGGACATGGCAGTTGGGGCCGCCAACGCTCTGGAGCGGCTGGGTAAGTTAGATCAGGTAAAAATCGTTTCTCAAAACGGCGCTCCATACGGCCTGGATCTTATCCGGGAAGGCAAGCTGCAGCTTACCAATGCCAATCCTCCTTCCATTGCTTCGGTCATGGCCCTGCGCATACTGCTGGGAGTTATCAAAGGCGAAATTGAGCCCGGACACTTTTACTGGGCTCCCACTCAGCTCATCAGTAAAGACAACCTGGAAGTTGCCTATCGCTGGGATGCTGATGAAAAGGATATCGAAGCCTGGTTGCAGTTGCCCCTTCCTGAGCCGGTTATCCCACCACCTGCTTCCTGA
- a CDS encoding UPF0236 family transposase-like protein: MVRKDKRTILTPFGDVTYQRTYYGKRGTQKYIHLLDSSTG, from the coding sequence GTGGTGCGCAAGGACAAAAGGACCATCCTCACCCCCTTTGGGGATGTGACCTACCAGCGGACCTACTATGGGAAGAGAGGAACTCAAAAGTACATCCACCTCCTTGACTCTTCTACAGGGTGA
- a CDS encoding transposase has translation MTESEALDFASCSGKEVECSTGFARDFGIGESLIYTWKRTFREEPQDPFPGKGNLRKDEAYVR, from the coding sequence ATGACCGAGAGTGAAGCTCTCGATTTTGCGTCTTGTTCAGGAAAGGAAGTAGAGTGTAGCACAGGTTTCGCCAGGGACTTTGGTATTGGGGAAAGTCTTATCTATACGTGGAAAAGGACTTTCCGAGAAGAACCACAGGACCCTTTTCCTGGAAAGGGAAACCTTCGAAAGGATGAGGCCTATGTGCGCTAA
- a CDS encoding ABC transporter permease codes for MKGMALRGRWVLLLVLVAIAVFTGIVNPRFLSVQNFLNILLQISVLGVVSLGATILLVSGNLDLSVGSLLSLSAYLGGLVIMHSASLFFGIITCLGVAVLFGLFNGFLASLERAHPFIFTLGMMTFLQGIAIVISRGSPINGMGGLYELLGIRDFFRVPMPVVLFVILLLVVHLFLTYFPLGRYAYALGGNQEASRLSGIRVGRVKIFLYGLNGLFVGIAALMLSSILDSALPTMGTGYELRSIAAVVIGGIPLFGGRGNVWGTLLGVLLLGLVSNSINLMGISANFQNVVLGAIMVLAVMFQGSR; via the coding sequence ATGAAAGGTATGGCCTTACGTGGTCGTTGGGTGTTGCTTCTGGTGCTGGTGGCTATCGCTGTGTTTACGGGCATCGTGAATCCCCGTTTTCTGAGCGTACAGAACTTCCTGAACATTCTGCTTCAGATTTCCGTTCTGGGGGTAGTCAGCTTGGGAGCGACCATTCTTCTTGTTTCCGGGAACCTGGACCTTTCGGTGGGGAGTTTGCTCTCCCTCAGCGCCTACCTGGGAGGCTTGGTGATCATGCACAGTGCCTCTCTGTTTTTCGGGATTATTACCTGTCTGGGGGTAGCGGTGCTTTTTGGTCTTTTCAACGGGTTCCTGGCTTCTTTAGAGCGGGCTCATCCTTTCATTTTCACTCTGGGTATGATGACTTTTTTGCAGGGTATTGCCATCGTTATCAGCCGGGGTAGTCCCATAAACGGTATGGGAGGACTGTATGAGTTACTTGGCATACGGGACTTCTTCCGGGTTCCCATGCCGGTGGTCCTTTTCGTGATTTTACTCCTGGTGGTGCACCTGTTCCTAACCTATTTCCCCTTGGGAAGATACGCCTACGCCCTGGGTGGTAACCAGGAAGCCAGTCGGCTCTCAGGAATCAGAGTTGGACGGGTGAAGATTTTTCTCTACGGTTTGAACGGGCTTTTTGTAGGTATTGCTGCCTTGATGCTGAGTTCCATTCTGGATTCCGCCCTGCCTACCATGGGTACGGGTTATGAACTGCGCTCCATTGCCGCGGTGGTCATTGGGGGAATCCCTCTTTTTGGGGGACGGGGGAACGTGTGGGGTACATTACTTGGTGTTTTGCTTCTGGGATTGGTATCAAACAGCATCAACCTGATGGGCATAAGCGCCAATTTCCAGAACGTGGTTCTGGGTGCCATTATGGTGCTGGCAGTGATGTTTCAGGGCTCGCGTTGA
- a CDS encoding ATP-binding cassette domain-containing protein gives MEADEDHVPSRKKEASGIPRSKETRRLFAKLVYVHEGKVQDGERTKLRHPHSFAGLYEDTENPWFEVFEYLEEHDDLDRWECIFLCGDGTSWMQKGREILPKSIFVLDRFHLLQYVQGTFAHCPHLFPELHRTLQEGNWEGVQGILRNAHTRNPDPKKRNHLRDLKTYLARSLGIATVYQEQQLIPGLTVAENLFLGREWRARGGWVDFGKMFAEAQRVIDLFGLSLDPRAKVESLSVAERQEVAILKVLQEKTRVILLDEPTAALSREQVQFFFDFVNRLREQGMAILYISHHLEEVLTIAQKVTVLRDGQKVGTFQSGEVDKEALVEKMAGHRLARKPTGEKSPPREVVLEVENLGDGKNFQEVSFLLRRGEIVGFLGVTGSGCRSVLRALAGLHKWSEGKVTIQGKVFKPYQVTDAVELGIFFMPEDMRREGLVLPLGFTQNITLSRLKKVLWRGLIHPGKEHAVGQEYVRALNIAVPGERAEVAILSGGNQRKVLLARALFSDAWCWLLEDPTQGIDVEARAEVHHLLLQARSLGKSILLFSSDFDELITVTDRILVFHRGKVVQEIDRPEQTTPQELLRLMLGG, from the coding sequence ATCGAAGCCGATGAGGACCATGTCCCCAGCAGGAAAAAAGAAGCATCAGGAATACCCAGAAGCAAAGAAACAAGACGCCTCTTTGCCAAACTCGTCTATGTCCATGAGGGAAAGGTGCAAGATGGGGAAAGGACCAAGCTCCGCCACCCTCACTCCTTTGCTGGTCTCTATGAGGACACCGAAAACCCCTGGTTCGAGGTCTTCGAGTACCTGGAGGAACATGATGACCTGGACCGTTGGGAGTGCATTTTCCTCTGTGGAGATGGAACTTCCTGGATGCAGAAAGGCCGTGAAATCCTCCCCAAAAGCATCTTTGTCCTGGATCGCTTCCATCTCCTGCAGTATGTTCAAGGAACCTTTGCCCACTGTCCCCATCTTTTTCCTGAACTCCACCGAACTCTCCAGGAGGGAAACTGGGAGGGTGTCCAGGGTATCCTGAGAAACGCTCACACCCGAAACCCAGACCCCAAAAAGAGGAATCACCTCAGAGACCTCAAGACCTACCTGGCCCGGAGTCTGGGTATTGCCACCGTCTACCAGGAGCAGCAGTTGATTCCTGGTTTGACCGTAGCTGAGAACCTTTTTCTGGGGAGAGAGTGGCGAGCCAGGGGCGGCTGGGTGGATTTTGGAAAGATGTTTGCTGAAGCCCAGCGGGTTATTGACCTTTTCGGCCTTTCGCTGGACCCTCGGGCGAAAGTGGAGAGCCTTTCCGTTGCTGAAAGGCAGGAAGTGGCCATCTTAAAGGTTTTGCAGGAGAAGACCCGAGTGATTCTTCTTGATGAACCAACTGCAGCACTTTCCAGAGAGCAGGTCCAGTTTTTCTTTGACTTCGTCAACCGTCTGCGGGAACAGGGCATGGCCATTCTCTATATTTCCCATCACCTGGAGGAGGTGCTGACCATAGCTCAGAAGGTTACCGTGCTCCGGGATGGCCAGAAGGTAGGCACTTTCCAAAGTGGCGAGGTGGATAAAGAGGCGCTGGTAGAAAAGATGGCTGGGCATCGGCTGGCTCGAAAGCCCACGGGAGAGAAAAGTCCACCCCGGGAAGTGGTACTTGAAGTGGAGAACCTGGGAGACGGGAAAAACTTCCAGGAAGTTTCCTTTCTGCTGCGCAGAGGTGAAATCGTGGGTTTTCTGGGGGTTACAGGTTCGGGATGTCGCAGTGTGCTGCGTGCTTTGGCAGGCCTCCATAAATGGAGCGAGGGAAAAGTTACCATCCAGGGCAAGGTTTTCAAGCCTTATCAGGTTACCGACGCAGTTGAGCTGGGAATCTTTTTTATGCCTGAGGACATGCGCCGGGAAGGGTTGGTGCTTCCCCTGGGGTTTACTCAAAACATCACCCTTTCCCGTTTGAAGAAGGTTTTGTGGAGAGGGCTTATTCACCCGGGCAAAGAACATGCTGTGGGACAGGAGTACGTTCGTGCCCTGAACATTGCTGTCCCCGGTGAGCGGGCAGAAGTGGCAATTTTGAGCGGAGGAAACCAGCGTAAAGTGCTACTGGCCCGAGCTTTATTTTCCGATGCCTGGTGCTGGTTGCTTGAAGATCCCACTCAGGGGATTGATGTGGAAGCTCGGGCAGAAGTTCATCACCTCCTGCTCCAGGCAAGGTCGCTGGGGAAGAGTATTCTCCTTTTCTCTTCGGACTTTGACGAGCTGATCACGGTAACCGATCGCATTTTGGTTTTTCACCGGGGGAAGGTGGTGCAGGAAATTGACCGACCTGAGCAGACGACTCCTCAGGAATTGCTCCGACTCATGCTGGGAGGGTGA
- a CDS encoding UPF0236 family transposase-like protein, with amino-acid sequence MDMVQHILKGCQRMLETVDHFLEEGVTFQEFGEDLWETMHGVGREILKVVLDTKDQEIREDRRRKRASRWCARTKGPSSPPLGM; translated from the coding sequence ATGGATATGGTACAGCATATTCTCAAAGGATGTCAGAGGATGCTGGAAACAGTGGACCACTTTCTGGAGGAGGGGGTGACCTTCCAGGAATTCGGAGAGGACCTCTGGGAGACCATGCACGGTGTGGGAAGGGAAATCCTCAAGGTGGTCCTGGACACCAAAGACCAGGAAATTAGAGAGGATAGAAGGAGAAAGAGAGCTTCGAGGTGGTGCGCAAGGACAAAAGGACCATCCTCACCCCCTTTGGGGATGTGA
- a CDS encoding HEAT repeat domain-containing protein — MEVFCEALQHDIPQVRMGAAYTPGEIGDIRAAEPLPVTLRGENLGLEKTAAWVLSQIGGPRVPEVLCEALSQKDIVIIAGAYEFLSFTVHQVWRKIYLKFSTTSRKTKWPNCCSGRKIQFFAEAPDSGPESEIMNYYWTHSVRTGMTETI, encoded by the coding sequence GTGGAAGTCTTTTGTGAAGCGCTGCAGCACGATATTCCTCAAGTGCGGATGGGTGCGGCCTATACCCCGGGAGAAATCGGCGATATCCGGGCCGCGGAACCCCTTCCTGTGACCCTTCGGGGAGAAAACCTTGGCCTGGAAAAGACCGCCGCCTGGGTCCTGAGTCAAATTGGTGGTCCAAGAGTACCTGAGGTCCTGTGTGAAGCACTATCGCAAAAAGACATCGTCATCATCGCCGGGGCATACGAGTTTTTGTCGTTCACTGTCCACCAGGTGTGGAGGAAAATCTACTTGAAGTTCTCGACCACTTCGAGGAAGACGAAATGGCCGAACTGTTGCTCCGGTCGGAAAATCCAATTCTTCGCGGAGGCGCCAGACAGTGGGCCAGAAAGCGAAATCATGAATTACTACTGGACACATTCAGTCAGAACGGGGATGACTGAAACAATATAG